Below is a window of Camelina sativa cultivar DH55 chromosome 11, Cs, whole genome shotgun sequence DNA.
GATCTTAAGCTTTCTGCTTTTATTCGGAGATACCCCAATATTTTCGTGGAGCATTGTTATTGGGATAGTGCTGGTACTCGTGTTCCTTCCTTCGGTTTAACGCGTGAGGCGATGGACCTTTATTGTGAAGAAGCTGATGTTTTAAGGGTGGATACAGGGGATGTTCTAGTGAGGTTGTGTAAACTTCTTATGCTTACTTGTGAAAGAACACTTCCTCTACATTCCATTGATCACCTCAGGTGGGATTTGGGTTTGCCGTATGATTATCGAGATTCATTGATTCCTAAGCACCCGGATTTGTTCTGTTTAGTGAAGTTGTCTACCGACCTTGTTGGTTTGAAATTGATACATTGGGATGATAGCCTCGCTGTTTCCCAACTGCAACTGAGAGAGGCCGTTGGAGATAATGATCATATGGCCTTCCCTGTGAAATTTACGAGAGGGTTTGGATTGAAGAGGAAGAGCATAGAGTGGCTCCAAGAATGGCAGAGACTCCCTTATACGTCACCTTATGTTGATGCATCTCATTTGGATCCAAGAACTGATTTGTCTGAGAAGAGAAATGTCGGAGTGTTTCACGAACTTCTTCATCTAACAATCGGGAGAAAGACGGAGAGGCAAAACGTTAGCAATCTTCGTAAACCGTTTGCACTTCCCCAGAAGTTCACCAAAGTATTTGAGCGTCACCCTGGTATATTCTACATTTCTATGAAATGTGATACACAGACAGTGATCCTTAGAGAAGCATATGATAGGCGGCATCTCATTGAAAAGCACCCTCTCGTTGAAATCAGGGAAAAATTTGCAAACATGATGAATGAAGGGTTTTTGGATAGAAGTCGGGGGCTGTATCAGAGATCTGTTGAGACTCACTTGGGGAAGAACAGTAGCAAGACAGTTTATCCAGTTTGGtcagacgaagaagaagaagaagaagaagaagagtcggACAATAATCTGATATCTGGATATGACTCTGATTGTCCTGGAGTTGAAGAACATAAACGCCTGTTTTAGTAGTGAGTACTGTGTTCCAATGGAAACAAATGACAGGCACAAGTTCTTTGTTACAGTGGTACAAAACCAAGACATTGCAGAAGGTGGTGTGAGAGTTAAAAGATCACATTCTACATCTCACTCTAGCAGCCTGAGCTTTCGGCATCAAATGGGGTTCTCCATCTAAAGTCAGTCACTGAATCACCTATGATGTAACGCAACAGACGACATTCTCAAGTGAGCTTTTAGCATTTTATAGCTAGCAAACAAAAGCTGGTTTATTAGTGCCACAACGAGGACATATAGCATTGCACTTAGGAATTGTCATGTTTGACGTGTGAATACACATTTAGTCAATTTGAGTCATGACATGTTGTTTTCGGGAAGATGATTATTGGTCTAAGGCATACATTGGATCGTTAATAGTAAGGTTGTTCTATATTTGTCGTTTGAATTGCTCCCTTAACATAGAACAGATTCAAACCCTGTTGTTTTTTGGTATCTGGTGATATTGAGGTtgttctatattataaaaccaGATGAATTTTcgaaattaattaagaaaaataagttATGGTTTTCtaacttttcatttttcaatgGAGTGAAtaaactcaaataaaataagaacactgatagataatattttattcattattaaTTATCACAACGGTCCTAATTGCTATAACAAATAACTTTAAAAGGTACATTTTGCTTTATACAAAGAAGAATAATACTATATGGgataagaacatgttaatccatctGATATGCATGACACAATGTTATCAACAAGTCAgtcgttttattatatatataaactcaaaTTATGAAGGGATAGCTAAAGAAAGTTGCTCGGATGTTGATGGAGTCGCTGGGTACACGGCGCAAAGCTGTTTCATGGTATGACTATCCTTAGCATAAAAACCGAGCAATCAAATCTAGTGATACAATCATTGTTAGTAACAAACCGAGAAAAAGATTCTTAAtgtgaaattaaacaaagaaaaagattaatcaAATTGTGTaacttagaagaaaaataaagaataccAGGACTTAAATGAGTAACATTAAGTATATATGATTGATATCACATATAGTTAAGGATGATGTTcgaattagaagaaaaatatatagaataccTAGTTATGAAGAAACGTTATTTGTGTCTTTGGTACCATTGTACCATGTCTCTTCGGTGGGAGTTGAGAGGGGCATGGAAGTATATGCATGAGAATGATGAGATGGCATAAAAGTCGATTGGTCTCTCATGCATGCCGAGACATAATTGACATTAGCATCACCAGGTAGGTACGGATTATTTGCCCCAAGTATGCTGGTTGGTGCCAGTTTGTGTGATGTGGTGGTAGGCATGTGAAGTGGCAGTTGTTGGGGATGGTACGTTTGGTTATGAAAGAATCTTGATCCACCCTGAGGATACGGGTATGCGCATTGAGGATGACTGTAAGTCCAAGTTGAATTAGGGTTGAATCGCCAATTGTTATTATTGTAGTACTGGCTACAACTAGTACAACTGCCACAATTATTTTTCCCATTACAAATGTATCCCATGTAGTTATTGTGGTTGTTGCTGATCATGTTATTGTGATATTCTTGTGGGTAGCGTTCTTGCGGACCAGGGACGGGAAACAAGACATTTGGCAAGAAAGGGTGATATGTGTTGCTTAAGGATGGCTTGCTTTGTTTGGAGAGACGACTTTCTTCCATAAGCAACATGGAGCGAGCTTCAGTGAAAGAGGGAAATGGAGACTTGTGTTTGATTACATTGAGGATGTAATCATACTTCTCTGTGAGACCGTTGAGTAAGTGCATGACTAGAACACGATCTGATATGGGAGAGTCAACGTTTGTCAAAAGGTCTGAAAGTGACTTCAACTTTTGACAATACTCATGTACAGAGAGATCACCAATCGTCATTGTGCGCAATTCATTTTCAAATTGAAGTGCACGAGCCTCCTTATTATCACGAAAGAGATTCTCTAGGGAAATCCACAAGTCTCGAGCTGTGCACCCGACTTTAATGATGGTGTCTAGAAGTGAATCAGTGATGGTTCCATATATCCACATCTTAACAAGTCCATCACGTTCCTTCCACCTTTTCTCGGTCATTGGAGTCAGTGACGAGGATCCATCGATGTGACCAAGGACACTAAAGCTTAGGCAGTGAGTCTCGAAAAGTTCACGCCACACCTCGTAATTCAACTTATTCAAATCAAGAGTGACAAAAATATAGGCACGAATTTGGGTGATTCCGAATGATTTTTCGTACGCAGCTAGAGTAGTCTCAGCCATCATGAAACAAggagataaacaaacaaaataaaaaaaaaaaggaatttgctggtagaaatataataaatgataaaatgagAGAGGAGGTGtttcacaaaagaaacaaaatgagtGTAGGTTAAGGTTATGATACCATGTAAAAGAATATACAACTGTTTGGATCTCTTTTATTCGTGTACATGATCAGTATATGGAATCTAGGTATATCTTGTATAATAACTATCTAAGATACacaatatatgcatatatatatatatatataatcttattaaaaatacactaaaatttGTGAGaggatttttaactaaaaataactATCTTATAACAAAttgaagaaattatttttgttcatttagagatattgaatataatttatttgttgtaaTACGTATACTACCATTTTACCATTATAACTGGttccaaattatataaacaataaaccagggaaatataaaataaaataaacaatgaaattttaatatttaactaaaaatgttaACTTCTAATCTCTATGTTTCATAGAGAGTGCCGTTTTagagttatttttaaaataatattgtttcaCATTTTCAATACGACTTTTGCAACTAGTTTTCAGGTTTTCTCCTCATACAAAGCTAATATTCTTTGTATTTAAGTTATTATGATTTAGGTAGGGATATATTAAATCGAAGTATGtttgtatatttaattattttaaatatctgtGAAATTGTCAAAATTACATTCTTACCGAAGGCGAGGGATATATAAAATACTTAAACTcctcctatatattaattttaaaacttaatattggtggtgaaaaaaatattgaccAGATACATTTTTTGACTTAATctcaaatatacatatatacaaagatttacatattaaaatttggCAACAgtatccatattttttttgttatagcttaacactaaaaaaacctcattaataattttttttccttcatataTTCACATTATTATGAGCAAAGgtttacaaaatccaaaatatgagaattattgtttaaaataaaagatgataatTATTACAGTATTAGCTACAAAATCTCTATACTATTTCTTGGCAACAATATACACATTATCATGAAATGTATAAAATGTTTCcgtataagaatttttttttgcagaattCAAAAGATGACAATATttattaaccaaaaacattttatttcttggttttatttacaattttaaattacattagTTTGgcacatttatatatttttaatgatttttagatAATCCTACTATTGGAAGTACATATATAGAACTAACCTTATCCCTTATCAAAATTACATCATCTTGTTACCACAAATAAATATctcaaagaacaaataaataataatcatcaATGGTAAAATTATCAAATACTAATCTCTGCAATTTActtactttataaaaaaagaaaatacatcaatacttttcaaaatatttaataaccaatcaaattgaaaaaaataatattttatatctaacttgccttattaaattttaattaatcattatacttcacctctcatctTTCTTTGTTCTATTTTTTGTGTGAAACAAATAGTCATCACATCATGCAAATaataaagagaatttgttagaaatactctTTTTAGAatatcccttttcaaaaatacccttttttaaacatttttatttttactctcttttacacaattacaatatgtaaaattcattgttaaatatttttttaggtttgggttctctaaatatagttttgaggggttagggtttagtatttagagtttaggacttagaatttagttgttttatacatagaaaatgggtatttttgaaaatggacaacatgaaagagtatttttaaaaagtgacataggaaaaagagtatttttgaaaatctccccataataataaaaaaagtagaCTTATTCCTCCATATGccaagatttgagttttttaaaaaaaaagacaaattcttcaatctgtttattttatacttaatAATTATGATGGAACCCACAACTCAGAAAGTAAGATAAATATGTAGTTGAATTGACAATTGCAAATAATGTGTAGAATTGAATTTATGTTGTAATGCAATTGCAAATATGTGGGATAAATGATAGATTTTTATAATCGGATTTGCAAACATGTAGAGGTGTCAAACCTTATTTAATCACCTCACCATATGATTTTaacactttcatttttttttctaccgtCTATCATAGCTCAGCTCTTAATTTTTAATTCGTGCGTCTATCATAACCCATTCCATCATATGACTTGGGAActcttaaattattatttttatccttaatcaaattaaaatgttaaagaGGTAAATTTTCGttaatatgtttaatttaaaccaaattagagtttttttaatattttaatttttgagctcGTAAATATTGATCATATTCCTATTTTTAAGAAAGATCAAtgttaaaacaatttttaaaaatttcatgtttaaatattaatcttattatatataattatgcaTATCACTTAATGAATAGATGAAACCGattacaaatatcaaaattttgatgCATGTTAAGTATATGTTTCTActgttcaaagttttttttcctgtaTTTCAttagtttgttcttttttgatAGAATATATTTATAGACTACCACTAATCTTTATATTCGATGTGAATTTTTGACCCATTAATACTTTTtatctattaaaattataattatatatgaccaaatgttaatataatatgattttaagatataataattatatattaaatattgtaggaccaaaaaaatattttaatatcatttattataatttttattttaacatcagtttttagataataataaaaatattttacattagttttgataaatgatacgaatattttatatcaattcaGTAAAACTGATTTAGAAGTAGAACTTACATCATTTATGTTTTGTAAGTGATATAAATTAACATTGATTACACCAATTAATGCAAATATTTACTTTGCATCACCACTTTCTAAGTCATTTTTAATTGATgcaaaaatttaacattatttaaacctgatacaaatatataaaatgaatgatGTAAACcaacctctcttttttttatatagtgaTTATGCAAAAGGATTGATTGCTTTGAGCTTTGCATAgaagtaaaaattaataaag
It encodes the following:
- the LOC104725287 gene encoding protein ROOT PRIMORDIUM DEFECTIVE 1, which encodes MRWLLQGRVSLCKCKERFDFFQQRCGLVNVKLKWVKDKELDAVVIREKHLKAVCNLVSVISSSPDLRLPIFKLLPHRGQLGLPQDLKLSAFIRRYPNIFVEHCYWDSAGTRVPSFGLTREAMDLYCEEADVLRVDTGDVLVRLCKLLMLTCERTLPLHSIDHLRWDLGLPYDYRDSLIPKHPDLFCLVKLSTDLVGLKLIHWDDSLAVSQLQLREAVGDNDHMAFPVKFTRGFGLKRKSIEWLQEWQRLPYTSPYVDASHLDPRTDLSEKRNVGVFHELLHLTIGRKTERQNVSNLRKPFALPQKFTKVFERHPGIFYISMKCDTQTVILREAYDRRHLIEKHPLVEIREKFANMMNEGFLDRSRGLYQRSVETHLGKNSSKTVYPVWSDEEEEEEEEESDNNLISGYDSDCPGVEEHKRLF
- the LOC104725288 gene encoding uncharacterized protein LOC104725288, whose translation is MMAETTLAAYEKSFGITQIRAYIFVTLDLNKLNYEVWRELFETHCLSFSVLGHIDGSSSLTPMTEKRWKERDGLVKMWIYGTITDSLLDTIIKVGCTARDLWISLENLFRDNKEARALQFENELRTMTIGDLSVHEYCQKLKSLSDLLTNVDSPISDRVLVMHLLNGLTEKYDYILNVIKHKSPFPSFTEARSMLLMEESRLSKQSKPSLSNTYHPFLPNVLFPVPGPQERYPQEYHNNMISNNHNNYMGYICNGKNNCGSCTSCSQYYNNNNWRFNPNSTWTYSHPQCAYPYPQGGSRFFHNQTYHPQQLPLHMPTTTSHKLAPTSILGANNPYLPGDANVNYVSACMRDQSTFMPSHHSHAYTSMPLSTPTEETWYNGTKDTNNVSS